In Pseudoalteromonas xiamenensis, the following are encoded in one genomic region:
- a CDS encoding YdbL family protein has protein sequence MNLLRVIKTSAMTMIALAFSASVFAMSLQDAKDQGLVGELRNGYLGVAVSSQEVESLVKDINQKRKIAYADIAERNNLTLDQVAARAGIKNLERTQVGLLVENAQGQLVKK, from the coding sequence ATGAACTTATTACGTGTAATTAAAACTTCTGCCATGACTATGATTGCATTGGCGTTCAGTGCAAGTGTGTTTGCTATGAGCTTACAAGACGCCAAAGACCAAGGTTTAGTCGGTGAACTAAGAAATGGCTATTTAGGTGTTGCTGTCTCCAGCCAAGAGGTTGAAAGTTTGGTCAAAGATATCAATCAGAAACGTAAGATAGCTTATGCCGATATTGCTGAGCGCAATAACCTCACGCTGGACCAAGTTGCAGCTAGAGCTGGGATAAAAAACCTCGAGCGAACGCAAGTGGGATTGCTGGTCGAAAATGCTCAGGGCCAATTAGTAAAAAAATAA
- a CDS encoding YnbE family lipoprotein: protein MKQLLLSLLVASALAGCTHRIEVAAKEPITINMNLKIDHEIRVKVDKELDTLFEENESLF from the coding sequence ATGAAACAGTTACTACTGAGTTTGCTTGTTGCAAGCGCACTTGCTGGCTGCACACACCGAATTGAAGTTGCAGCAAAAGAGCCAATCACCATCAACATGAATTTGAAAATAGATCATGAGATCCGCGTCAAAGTAGACAAAGAACTCGACACATTATTTGAAGAAAACGAAAGCCTATTCTAA
- a CDS encoding intermembrane phospholipid transport protein YdbH family protein — translation MHYNGHVQLVHAKEQTNVIIAPIELSTSLLSDESTALKVQKPTLSLTGHVDLTPNQAPEFELKLAAKSESVTKNSDFTIPKAMTALTVLGSDGHVTISGDVLSDTLPLGRLNVQGPINATHMSFSGEKLNVAKVLKQVKAHALSPLKPTSGTLTYNFELNKFNLFEPKLNTANASVTLHRLSGKWQDTAFSTLSFHDQFSFEDSHWQSQSTDGVLTVASMLPDNTLTSLRTNVKLRQVQESFTVQLQNLSVEMMGGKLSVPALLLPFGDVQSVVVSVDRLNLKELVSAQQSQGIVIEGTISGQLPVEISQNTKGDVSILIAKGWLKNDGNGVIKVKDNPAVSRMKSQQSNLRIAFEALENLQYHLLSAKVNMDETGEMILDTKIQGYNPDIDNDVNFNLNLNYDLPGLLQSLLIAEQLEKKLTDRLIPKESK, via the coding sequence ATGCATTACAACGGTCACGTTCAACTGGTCCATGCAAAAGAACAAACGAATGTCATCATCGCACCTATTGAGCTATCGACATCTTTACTGAGCGATGAGTCAACAGCGCTAAAGGTGCAAAAACCAACTCTCTCTTTAACTGGCCATGTGGACTTGACGCCGAATCAAGCACCTGAGTTTGAGTTAAAACTTGCTGCGAAAAGTGAGAGTGTGACTAAAAACTCTGACTTCACCATACCGAAAGCAATGACAGCTCTCACTGTTTTAGGTTCTGATGGGCATGTTACGATAAGTGGTGATGTGCTTAGTGACACACTGCCCCTTGGCCGATTAAACGTGCAAGGCCCGATTAACGCGACTCATATGTCCTTCAGTGGTGAAAAGTTAAATGTGGCAAAAGTCTTAAAACAGGTTAAAGCTCACGCTCTATCTCCCTTAAAGCCAACCAGTGGAACGCTCACTTATAATTTTGAATTAAACAAATTCAATCTATTTGAACCAAAACTAAATACCGCAAACGCGTCAGTAACCCTTCATAGGCTGTCAGGCAAGTGGCAAGATACGGCGTTTTCAACTTTAAGTTTCCACGACCAATTTAGTTTTGAAGACTCTCATTGGCAGAGCCAATCCACTGATGGAGTGCTTACTGTTGCCAGCATGCTGCCAGACAATACGCTGACGTCCTTGCGTACAAACGTAAAATTACGTCAAGTTCAGGAGTCATTCACTGTGCAATTGCAAAATTTATCTGTAGAGATGATGGGCGGGAAGTTGAGTGTACCAGCCTTGCTATTGCCATTTGGTGACGTGCAATCTGTTGTCGTCTCCGTTGATCGCTTAAATTTAAAGGAATTGGTCTCGGCACAGCAGTCGCAAGGTATTGTTATTGAGGGAACGATTTCAGGTCAGCTCCCCGTGGAAATTAGCCAAAACACGAAAGGCGATGTTTCCATCCTTATTGCCAAGGGCTGGTTAAAAAATGATGGAAATGGTGTGATAAAAGTAAAAGATAATCCCGCGGTGTCTAGAATGAAGTCGCAACAAAGTAACTTGAGAATCGCATTTGAAGCCCTAGAAAATCTGCAATATCACTTGCTGAGCGCAAAAGTAAACATGGATGAAACAGGAGAAATGATACTGGATACCAAAATCCAAGGATATAACCCAGATATTGATAACGATGTAAATTTTAACTTGAACTTGAACTACGATTTACCCGGTTTACTTCAATCTTTGCTGATTGCCGAGCAGCTTGAGAAGAAGTTAACGGATCGCCTGATCCCAAAGGAGTCAAAATGA
- a CDS encoding GNAT family N-acetyltransferase, whose translation MNKELEIYSERLLMRPLAKEDWMLFETLHRTPSIIAQCFDPPTNKELQQKFAARLGSWNNCTSMPLCLCVLTQDGQKIGILGYSLNEKQVREIGYLYLPEFHGKGYASEALNALIRWCEKEIKVTEFAAVVSEGNVGSMKVLERAGFTLMSIEKEAFQIGGEKITDYYFSYQKAEGVSSDGLWR comes from the coding sequence ATGAACAAGGAATTGGAAATTTACTCGGAGCGTTTGCTTATGCGGCCTTTGGCAAAGGAAGATTGGATGCTTTTTGAAACATTGCATCGAACGCCAAGTATTATCGCTCAATGTTTTGACCCGCCAACCAACAAAGAGCTTCAACAGAAATTTGCTGCTCGTTTGGGGAGTTGGAACAATTGCACATCAATGCCATTGTGTTTATGTGTTCTTACGCAGGATGGCCAAAAAATTGGGATTTTGGGGTATTCACTTAATGAAAAACAGGTCCGTGAAATTGGCTATCTTTATTTACCTGAATTTCATGGTAAAGGATACGCAAGTGAAGCACTAAATGCACTGATTCGTTGGTGTGAAAAAGAGATAAAAGTAACCGAATTTGCCGCGGTCGTTTCTGAGGGCAATGTGGGGTCAATGAAAGTACTAGAGCGTGCGGGCTTTACACTGATGTCGATTGAGAAAGAAGCCTTCCAAATTGGCGGAGAGAAAATCACTGACTATTATTTTAGCTATCAAAAAGCTGAAGGCGTGTCTTCAGATGGCTTGTGGAGGTAA
- the argA gene encoding amino-acid N-acetyltransferase, whose amino-acid sequence MRTTELVDGFRQSAPYVNAHRGKTFVVMLGGEAVNQRGYRSIINDVALLNSLGIKIVLVYGARPQIDEALAMSGIDSQFHEGVRVTDDASFKVIKQVAGAMQLDITARLSTSLSSTPMTGNHINVVSGNFVIAQPLGVDQGVDYCHSGRVRRIDVNGIRRQLDTNGIVLLGPVAASVTGESFNLTAEEVATQVALKLKADKMIGFCMESGVVDEKGEVIPELMPNEAEKVVERYRKIIPPCMSTVAFLQAAIEACRGGVHRCHIVSYCEDGALLQELFSLDGIGTQIAPQSSEQLRRACIGDIGGILDLIRPLEEQGFLVRRSREQLEMEIEQFSVIDRDGLIIGCAALYPFPEEEAGEFACLVVHPQYRDADRGSVLLRSVINQAKHMQFKTLFALTTRSIHWFLEQGFEFADVEDLPAKKKSLYNYQRRSKILKLDLSALTQAR is encoded by the coding sequence GTGCGTACAACCGAACTTGTTGATGGTTTTCGTCAGTCAGCACCTTATGTTAATGCTCACCGCGGCAAGACCTTTGTGGTTATGCTCGGTGGTGAAGCGGTAAATCAACGAGGTTACCGCAGTATTATTAACGATGTGGCGCTATTGAATAGTCTTGGGATTAAAATTGTGCTGGTGTACGGCGCTCGTCCTCAGATTGATGAAGCATTGGCGATGTCGGGCATTGATAGTCAATTTCATGAAGGCGTTCGAGTGACGGACGATGCTTCATTTAAAGTGATCAAACAAGTTGCAGGCGCGATGCAATTAGATATTACTGCGCGTTTGAGTACTTCTTTAAGCAGTACGCCAATGACGGGAAATCACATTAACGTGGTGAGTGGTAACTTTGTAATTGCTCAACCTTTGGGCGTTGACCAAGGGGTGGATTATTGTCATTCCGGGCGTGTTAGGCGCATTGATGTAAATGGTATTCGTCGCCAATTAGATACCAACGGAATTGTATTACTGGGTCCTGTAGCTGCCTCTGTTACCGGTGAAAGTTTTAATTTGACGGCAGAAGAAGTGGCGACTCAAGTAGCGCTTAAGTTGAAAGCCGACAAAATGATCGGTTTTTGTATGGAAAGTGGTGTGGTCGATGAGAAAGGGGAAGTTATTCCTGAACTTATGCCAAACGAAGCCGAGAAAGTCGTTGAGCGCTACCGCAAAATTATTCCACCATGCATGAGTACCGTTGCCTTTTTACAAGCCGCCATTGAGGCGTGCCGAGGAGGCGTGCATCGCTGCCACATAGTGAGTTACTGCGAAGATGGCGCATTGCTGCAGGAGTTGTTCTCACTCGATGGTATTGGTACACAAATCGCACCACAGAGTTCGGAGCAACTTCGACGCGCTTGTATCGGCGACATTGGTGGTATTCTGGATTTGATCCGTCCACTTGAAGAGCAAGGCTTCTTGGTACGTCGTTCTCGTGAACAGCTTGAAATGGAAATTGAACAATTTAGCGTAATAGACCGTGACGGTCTGATTATTGGTTGCGCGGCGCTTTACCCATTTCCTGAAGAAGAAGCTGGGGAGTTTGCGTGTTTAGTGGTACACCCTCAATATCGTGATGCTGACCGAGGCAGTGTGTTGCTGCGCTCCGTGATTAACCAAGCGAAACACATGCAGTTCAAAACACTGTTTGCGTTAACAACACGCAGTATTCATTGGTTTCTAGAGCAGGGCTTTGAATTTGCGGATGTTGAAGATTTACCGGCGAAGAAAAAGTCGCTATACAACTACCAACGTCGCTCAAAAATTCTAAAGCTAGATTTGTCAGCATTGACACAAGCGCGATAA
- a CDS encoding carboxymuconolactone decarboxylase family protein: MPLVTPLPQDANEEVKALATFFNETLGFCPNSVLTMQRRPHIAKAFINLNKAVMENHGRVTSEQKRLIGYLTSANTGCNYCQAHTILAAQRYGGSDERLAAIWQFRESALFSAAEKAAFEFALAASSVPNAVDEIIERNLSLHWDEGEIVEILGVISLFGYLNRWNDSMATTLETGAINAGETLLTTSDWQVGKHTQ; the protein is encoded by the coding sequence ATGCCATTAGTTACCCCTTTGCCGCAAGATGCAAATGAAGAAGTCAAAGCGCTCGCGACCTTTTTCAATGAAACATTAGGGTTTTGTCCAAACAGTGTATTAACTATGCAGCGTAGACCGCATATTGCAAAAGCGTTCATTAATTTAAACAAAGCGGTAATGGAAAATCATGGCCGAGTCACCTCCGAACAAAAGCGACTCATTGGCTATCTAACTTCAGCAAACACAGGATGTAACTACTGCCAAGCCCACACGATCTTAGCAGCTCAGCGCTATGGTGGTAGTGATGAACGCTTGGCTGCCATTTGGCAATTTAGAGAAAGTGCTTTGTTTAGTGCCGCGGAAAAAGCAGCATTTGAATTTGCACTTGCCGCTTCAAGTGTTCCTAATGCGGTAGATGAAATCATTGAACGCAATCTATCTTTGCATTGGGACGAAGGAGAAATCGTCGAAATTCTGGGCGTTATCTCGCTTTTTGGCTATTTAAACCGTTGGAATGATTCTATGGCAACAACATTGGAAACCGGTGCAATTAATGCAGGAGAAACCTTATTAACCACATCGGATTGGCAGGTAGGTAAACATACCCAGTAA
- a CDS encoding MarR family winged helix-turn-helix transcriptional regulator translates to MSTKKPTQARRDAFVLSTEIEKPFDLLAHFPYRIAIVSNLLILDRDPLIRYEMDLDARSIRVLLNIGSYSPITAADVAYQSRLDPYSVTRAINDLTKRGLVKPAELSLGRAKPVMLSDEGVVLYRKLVELIEFRTEKLLAGLENDDIERLKVTLAAIEHNAETMLAEHGQVVESKGGSLTREQQEFLRWQQRSNGK, encoded by the coding sequence ATGTCTACAAAAAAACCAACGCAAGCAAGAAGAGATGCCTTTGTTCTTTCGACAGAGATTGAAAAGCCTTTTGATTTGTTGGCACATTTTCCGTATCGAATCGCGATAGTAAGCAACTTATTGATCTTGGATAGAGATCCTTTAATTCGCTACGAAATGGATCTCGATGCGCGTTCAATTCGAGTACTTTTAAACATCGGGTCGTACTCACCGATTACAGCAGCAGACGTTGCCTATCAGTCGAGACTGGATCCGTACTCTGTGACCAGAGCAATAAACGACTTAACTAAACGTGGTTTAGTTAAACCGGCAGAACTTTCCTTGGGCAGAGCAAAGCCCGTAATGTTGAGTGACGAAGGCGTTGTTCTCTATCGAAAACTGGTTGAATTAATTGAATTTAGGACAGAGAAGCTGCTTGCTGGTTTGGAAAATGATGATATCGAACGATTGAAAGTGACTCTTGCCGCCATTGAGCACAACGCTGAAACTATGCTTGCCGAGCATGGTCAGGTTGTGGAATCTAAGGGGGGAAGTCTTACACGTGAACAGCAAGAATTTTTGCGGTGGCAACAGCGAAGTAATGGGAAATAA
- a CDS encoding PAS domain-containing protein, giving the protein MSVREQELEEHMFFGQLVAQCSALELLKQLLMHSHHAVVITDADEDRGHKIVYANQVFCKNTGYSLAELVGMSPRILQGPESNFQVIKRIKPELAEKGFFYGASINYRKDGSIYPVEWNISEIKDTDGKVTHYISIQKDLTNMKHLATQIRDSNKIFKQFYIKHRASIESGVQDEHEVVDALIQNEKIYASSLRDADASELFEEAFFDFSPGTNGALSGRKEKPPISAEAFMSEQPIEASDLSALLESIEEVDTEIGFLESQGISPQRIKNIAQRFQEVANNLYFCIEFNDGALIIDEVAKKLTIVENTQDIPYPFLIAFNKEVFDWLSGVFVSQTADNVFDGETHSVAAGHQLLAFL; this is encoded by the coding sequence ATGTCAGTGAGAGAACAAGAACTTGAAGAACACATGTTCTTCGGTCAACTCGTCGCACAATGTTCGGCTCTAGAACTTTTGAAACAGCTTTTAATGCACTCGCACCATGCAGTGGTCATTACTGACGCCGATGAGGACAGAGGGCATAAAATTGTTTATGCAAATCAGGTGTTTTGTAAAAATACAGGCTATTCCTTGGCGGAACTCGTTGGCATGTCACCGAGAATACTTCAAGGCCCTGAAAGCAATTTTCAAGTGATAAAAAGGATAAAACCAGAATTAGCCGAGAAGGGGTTTTTCTATGGTGCGTCGATAAACTACCGCAAAGATGGTTCGATTTATCCTGTTGAATGGAATATCAGTGAAATTAAAGATACGGACGGAAAGGTAACGCATTACATTTCAATTCAAAAAGATTTGACCAACATGAAGCATTTGGCGACCCAGATCCGCGATTCAAATAAAATCTTTAAACAATTCTATATAAAACACAGAGCAAGTATTGAGAGCGGAGTACAGGATGAGCACGAGGTGGTCGATGCGCTAATCCAAAACGAAAAAATTTACGCATCGAGTTTGCGAGACGCAGATGCCAGCGAATTGTTTGAAGAGGCATTCTTCGACTTTTCGCCCGGTACGAATGGAGCGCTTTCAGGCAGAAAAGAAAAACCCCCGATCTCCGCTGAAGCATTTATGTCTGAGCAGCCAATCGAAGCCAGTGACCTATCTGCACTTCTTGAATCTATTGAAGAAGTGGACACAGAAATTGGATTCTTGGAATCACAAGGCATATCACCACAACGAATTAAAAATATCGCTCAACGCTTTCAAGAAGTGGCTAACAACCTGTATTTTTGTATTGAGTTCAACGATGGGGCGCTCATCATTGATGAAGTAGCGAAAAAACTGACGATTGTCGAAAATACACAAGATATTCCTTATCCTTTTTTGATTGCTTTCAACAAAGAAGTATTTGATTGGTTAAGCGGAGTATTCGTCAGCCAAACTGCAGACAATGTATTTGATGGTGAAACACATTCGGTTGCAGCAGGACATCAATTACTTGCATTTTTATAG
- a CDS encoding efflux RND transporter periplasmic adaptor subunit codes for MLGKSKFLLLSACLWIYPEAWAALPVKVENLTSDPLISELQIHGTVNGKNDVELAAGTAGLLEMVMPPGSYIKQGELIAKIDTIPLELEKAQYQETLNRAKINLHFYEQELTRLTSLAKTNSAAVSQVDSMRNQRDLAKSDIAMAEIRLRQVEDKINRASLRAPFDGVVSERMKMANSEVNRADELVKFIDINNLEVRVFIPVKYIDAVSLQQVLKIHSSSSFNTARAEAQVDAIIPATDTRSQTFEIRATLENQASGKWASGQLVDVTVPLLNQKNVLLVDRDALILRQGGVHIVKINDDNTAKRVTVTVGKGQGNRVEITPADTSLLKVGDKIAVRGAERLNDGQAVEIQ; via the coding sequence ATGTTAGGCAAATCAAAATTTCTATTATTGTCTGCATGTTTGTGGATTTACCCAGAAGCGTGGGCAGCACTTCCCGTAAAAGTGGAAAACTTAACATCGGATCCCCTTATTTCTGAGTTACAAATCCATGGCACGGTCAATGGCAAAAACGATGTTGAACTAGCTGCGGGGACTGCTGGATTGCTTGAAATGGTGATGCCTCCGGGTTCCTATATCAAGCAAGGTGAGCTGATTGCAAAAATTGATACCATTCCGCTCGAGCTTGAAAAGGCGCAGTACCAAGAAACACTCAATCGCGCCAAAATCAATTTACATTTTTACGAGCAAGAACTTACCCGATTGACGTCGCTTGCCAAAACGAACAGTGCCGCAGTGTCACAAGTGGACTCCATGCGAAACCAACGCGATCTGGCTAAGTCGGACATCGCGATGGCTGAAATTCGTTTGCGACAAGTCGAAGATAAGATAAACCGCGCTTCGCTTCGCGCCCCTTTCGACGGTGTGGTAAGCGAACGGATGAAAATGGCAAACAGCGAGGTTAATCGTGCAGACGAACTTGTAAAATTTATTGATATTAACAACTTAGAAGTCAGAGTGTTCATCCCAGTGAAATACATTGACGCTGTCTCTTTGCAACAGGTTTTAAAAATTCACTCGAGCAGTAGTTTCAACACTGCACGAGCGGAAGCTCAAGTTGATGCCATTATTCCTGCTACAGATACTCGTTCTCAAACATTTGAAATTCGCGCAACACTTGAAAACCAAGCATCAGGGAAATGGGCAAGTGGCCAGTTGGTTGATGTTACCGTACCTCTGTTAAACCAAAAGAATGTGCTGCTTGTAGACCGAGATGCGCTTATCCTTCGTCAAGGTGGCGTACATATTGTTAAGATTAACGATGACAATACAGCGAAACGAGTTACGGTTACAGTCGGTAAAGGGCAAGGAAATCGTGTCGAAATCACCCCTGCAGATACGTCATTATTAAAAGTCGGTGACAAAATTGCGGTGCGTGGTGCTGAACGTTTAAATGACGGACAAGCTGTAGAAATCCAATAA
- a CDS encoding type II toxin-antitoxin system RatA family toxin, which produces MPQIEKSALVMYSTKEMFDLVNEVNAYPEFLPHCSGAKVISVEGQKMTASLEISKAGMSKWFTTENQLVENQEVAMQLVDGPFKFLKGRWQFIALDEHACKVALKLDFEFSNKLVELAFGKVFNEVAKNMVAAFTQRAKQVYGVR; this is translated from the coding sequence ATGCCGCAGATAGAAAAAAGTGCATTGGTCATGTATAGCACCAAAGAGATGTTCGACTTAGTCAATGAAGTGAATGCATACCCTGAGTTTTTACCGCATTGTTCTGGCGCAAAAGTCATTTCCGTAGAAGGTCAAAAAATGACTGCGAGTTTGGAAATATCCAAAGCAGGTATGAGTAAATGGTTTACTACTGAAAATCAGCTGGTAGAAAATCAAGAAGTTGCTATGCAGCTAGTCGATGGTCCCTTTAAATTTTTAAAAGGTCGTTGGCAATTTATCGCGTTGGATGAACACGCTTGTAAAGTAGCACTTAAATTAGACTTTGAGTTTTCGAATAAGTTGGTAGAGCTTGCTTTTGGTAAAGTGTTTAACGAGGTTGCCAAAAATATGGTGGCGGCTTTTACGCAACGAGCTAAACAGGTATACGGAGTCCGATAG